One window of the Rhipicephalus sanguineus isolate Rsan-2018 chromosome 2, BIME_Rsan_1.4, whole genome shotgun sequence genome contains the following:
- the LOC119382035 gene encoding tenascin: MNHLPDVRNLVLLSSTDNSITVTWERPEVRFDYYWVSISADSREKNTTMKQHYMGSCSNGTIIHASQNRVTCTNVDACTNVKFTVRTHINGPPERTSEGATIGGIFIAGKDPDAPRNITAIGISPTLTRVQWAPPSNLTETQTVYAVRVCPNFTSCDGELYGCKENQTSHTWLDFESTVDTTHCVVVVANAQCGPRMLRSPKAMSVVRTPSFAPPDVTNLTIINVGAEFFTVGWTRPEAAFDYYSVELKSPEIQKLSSIGSCANGAIIHRDRTELTCTELEPWIIYELRLHTHITGPPARTSSGRTAVIVTNKKVAPEVSNLKVENIRGTSFVVTWERPKESIEYYTVEVTDHGSGHIGDRFHSIVSCNNGAAINPRQTSLTCTKSDTCTSVSVRVKTHTRGPTEIESPGVTLENVLLPGTELPEVTDLKLTTAKNDSFTVTFQAPEDCVEVFHYNITDHNSPHRKVEDKGWTQRNTAKNIFQVTCTGIEACHKVDFAVGSRKLGQPSRESPGVAIRGIDIRGKCNG, from the exons ATGAATC ACCTGCCTGATGTTCGTAACTTGGTGCTGCTGTCGAGCACGGACAACTCTATCACGGTCACATGGGAGCGACCTGAAGTTCGTTTCGACTATTACTGGGTCAGCATCAGCGCGGACAGTCGAGAAAAGAACACCACCATGAAACAGCATTACATGGGCTCCTGCTCGAATGGTACAATCATCCACGCAAGCCAGAACCGAGTCACCTGTACCAACGTCGACGCTTGCACGAACGTCAAGTTTACTGTACGTACGCACATCAACGGACCTCCGGAACGTACTTCCGAGGGAGCAACAATAGGAGGCATTTTTATTGCTGGAAAAG ATCCAGACGCACCAAGGAATATCACCGCGATCGGAATATCACCAACACTTACTCGAGTACAGTGGGCACCGCCGTCCAACCTGACCGAAACGCAAACCGTGTACGCAGTTAGAGTATGTCCCAATTTCACGTCATGTGACGGAGAGCTGTATGGCTGCAAGGAAAATCAGACGTCCCATACATGGCTGGATTTCGAAAGCACCGTCGATACCACGCATTGCGTTGTCGTCGTGGCAAATGCCCAGTGCGGGCCCCGGATGTTAAGAAGCCCCAAAGCAATGTCGGTAGTAAGGACACCGTCATTTG CGCCTCCTGATGTCACCAACTTGACAATTATTAACGTTGGGGCAGAATTCTTCACCGTCGGCTGGACAAGGCCAGAGGCTGCGTTTGACTACTACAGCGTGGAGCTAAAGAGCCCTGAAATACAAAAACTTTCGAGCATTGGATCTTGCGCAAACGGAGCCATCATTCACCGCGACCGGACAGAATTAACGTGCACCGAGCTGGAGCCTTGGATCATATACGAGTTGCGGTTGCACACTCATATTACCGGACCACCTGCGCGGACTTCTTCCGGCAGAACAGCAGTCATTGTGACGAACAAAAAAG TTGCACCTGAGGTGTCAAACTTGAAGGTAGAGAACATTAGAGGCACCTCCTTTGTTGTGACCTGGGAGCGGCCGAAAGAGAGCATCGAATACTACACAGTTGAGGTCACCGACCATGGAAGTGGCCACATCGGGGACAGGTTCCACAGCATCGTTTCGTGCAACAACGGTGCTGCAATCAATCCGAGGCAGACAAGCCTGACCTGCACGAAATCCGACACCTGCACCAGCGTCAGCGTTCGAGTTAAAACCCACACCAGAGGTCCTACTGAAATCGAGTCACCTGGAGTGACCCTGGAGAACGTCCTTCTTCCTGGAACAG AACTTCCGGAAGTGACCGATCTGAAGCTGACAACAGCCAAAAATGACTCTTTCACCGTCACATTCCAAGCGCCAGAGGATTGTGTAGAGGTCTTTCATTACAATATCACAGACCACAATTCACCCCATCGTAAAGTGGAAGACAAAGGATGGACTCAGCGAAACACGGCGAAAAATATCTTCCAGGTCACCTGCACTGGGATTGAAGCGTGTCACAAGGTGGACTTTGCCGTGGGGTCGCGTAAGCTCGGACAACCTAGTCGGGAATCGCCTGGAGTGGCAATCCGTGGAATTGACATCCGTGGAAAATGTAACGGGTAG